A single region of the Pseudalkalibacillus berkeleyi genome encodes:
- a CDS encoding IclR family transcriptional regulator — protein sequence MKETNTTVIKAMAILELFKAHRSLSLKKVIHLTGSPKTTVYRMILSLEESGFLRKNQHGEYELGFAFLEFGQLVKSRLDIRQVALPVMMKLKEELGEAVNLIVREGNEAIYVEKIETDKPVRVYTGIGRTAPLYAGACPRILLAHMSQDDQEKYLNQVNLNPIASGTITDKVKLIEVLQESKHSGYTISHSELHDDSSAIAAPIMNYEGEICAGISVVGPENRFRNSETLPHFIQQVTKAAYEISNLLGWESNTY from the coding sequence ATGAAAGAAACAAATACAACTGTCATTAAGGCAATGGCGATCCTGGAACTATTTAAAGCGCACCGCTCATTATCTTTGAAAAAAGTGATCCATTTGACTGGTTCGCCTAAAACAACAGTTTACAGAATGATCCTTTCATTAGAAGAATCAGGCTTTCTTCGAAAAAATCAACATGGTGAATATGAACTTGGATTCGCCTTCTTAGAATTTGGACAATTAGTGAAATCTCGCTTAGATATACGGCAAGTAGCTCTTCCTGTCATGATGAAGTTGAAAGAAGAATTAGGTGAAGCAGTAAACTTAATTGTACGTGAAGGAAATGAAGCTATTTACGTCGAGAAGATTGAAACCGATAAGCCTGTAAGGGTCTATACCGGAATAGGTCGAACAGCCCCTTTATATGCAGGCGCATGTCCAAGAATTCTACTAGCTCACATGTCACAAGACGATCAAGAAAAATATTTGAATCAAGTTAATTTGAACCCAATAGCTTCAGGGACGATTACAGATAAGGTTAAATTGATTGAGGTTCTACAAGAATCAAAGCATAGCGGATACACAATTAGTCATTCAGAATTACATGACGATTCATCAGCAATTGCTGCGCCGATTATGAATTATGAGGGTGAAATATGTGCAGGCATCAGCGTAGTAGGTCCCGAAAATCGATTCAGAAACTCTGAAACACTTCCACATTTCATTCAACAAGTTACAAAAGCAGCTTATGAAATTTCTAACCTACTAGGTTGGGAATCTAACACATATTGA
- the pxpB gene encoding 5-oxoprolinase subunit PxpB has protein sequence MKYELSPLGDSAVIVQLGRVISEETHHAVRNVTDYLQDNPIDGMVDYVPAFSSVTIFYIPMEVIQGHSYSKIASPYEIVCEQLKERFDNITFTKRKESRTVEIPVCYEGEFGADLQIVADHNQISVEEVIDIHTSGEYLVYMLGFAPGFPYLGGMSEKIATPRKETPRTSIPAGSVGIAGSQTGIYPIETPGGWQLIGQTPSILFDIEKDPPTLLEPGDTIRFYSISLSEFKNMKEEQG, from the coding sequence TTGAAGTATGAACTTAGCCCTCTTGGAGACTCTGCTGTCATTGTACAGCTAGGACGAGTGATATCCGAAGAGACTCATCACGCAGTTCGCAACGTCACGGACTATCTCCAAGACAACCCGATAGACGGAATGGTAGATTATGTACCAGCATTTTCATCTGTAACAATCTTTTACATCCCAATGGAAGTGATTCAAGGTCATAGCTATTCTAAGATCGCTTCCCCATATGAAATAGTTTGTGAACAATTAAAAGAAAGATTCGATAATATCACATTTACGAAGCGAAAAGAATCAAGAACAGTAGAAATTCCAGTTTGCTATGAAGGTGAGTTTGGAGCGGACCTCCAAATTGTCGCAGACCACAATCAAATAAGTGTAGAAGAAGTTATTGATATCCATACGAGTGGAGAGTATTTGGTTTACATGCTTGGTTTTGCACCAGGGTTTCCATACTTAGGTGGCATGTCGGAGAAGATTGCGACGCCTCGTAAGGAGACGCCGAGAACTTCTATTCCCGCTGGTTCAGTTGGAATTGCAGGTTCTCAAACGGGCATCTATCCAATTGAAACACCTGGAGGTTGGCAACTCATTGGACAGACACCATCGATATTATTTGATATTGAAAAAGACCCCCCAACTTTATTAGAGCCTGGAGATACGATTCGCTTTTACTCAATATCCTTATCTGAATTCAAGAACATGAAGGAGGAACAAGGATGA
- a CDS encoding biotin-dependent carboxyltransferase family protein, with product MKIIKPGLQVTIQDTGRFGYQRYGVIVNGVMDQLAHRIGNILVGNIGDEASLEMTMKGPEIEFEEDALISLTGGDLSATLNGQSVKRWRPIYVKAGTVLKYGACASGCRGYLTVAGGIDVPVIMGSRSTYLRAEFGGYEGRALKSGDQLKIGKRSDQSKKIFDQLAHTDQPFVESDWFSASDWGSENTDQHVIRFIPGREWSDFTEESQRLFTETEFQLTPQSDRMGYRFNGERLERSEQVEMISEAVTFGTVQVPSEGNPIILLADRQTAGGYPKIAQIASVDFSKVAQLKPGEKVRFKKITHQEAEQLLLEQEQNIQQLEQGISLKLR from the coding sequence ATGAAAATTATTAAACCAGGATTGCAGGTAACGATACAAGATACAGGTCGGTTTGGTTATCAACGTTATGGCGTCATCGTAAATGGGGTTATGGACCAACTTGCGCACAGAATTGGTAACATCCTTGTTGGGAACATAGGTGACGAAGCTTCATTGGAAATGACCATGAAGGGACCAGAAATTGAGTTCGAAGAAGATGCCCTTATCTCGCTAACGGGTGGAGACCTTTCGGCTACTTTAAACGGACAATCAGTCAAACGTTGGCGCCCCATTTACGTCAAGGCAGGAACCGTTTTGAAATATGGTGCATGTGCTTCTGGATGTAGAGGTTATTTAACTGTTGCAGGAGGAATAGATGTACCGGTCATTATGGGCAGTCGTTCCACATACTTGAGGGCTGAATTTGGAGGATATGAAGGTAGGGCGTTGAAATCAGGCGATCAACTGAAAATTGGTAAACGATCTGATCAATCCAAGAAAATCTTTGATCAATTGGCGCATACCGATCAACCGTTTGTAGAATCGGATTGGTTTTCTGCATCCGACTGGGGTTCTGAAAATACGGATCAGCATGTCATCCGCTTTATCCCAGGCCGTGAATGGTCTGATTTTACTGAGGAAAGTCAACGATTATTTACAGAAACAGAATTTCAATTAACACCTCAATCAGATCGTATGGGTTACAGGTTTAATGGAGAGCGTTTAGAACGATCGGAGCAGGTAGAAATGATTTCTGAAGCCGTTACATTCGGAACGGTTCAAGTACCATCTGAAGGAAATCCAATTATTTTACTAGCGGACAGACAAACTGCAGGGGGATATCCGAAAATTGCCCAAATTGCTTCCGTTGACTTCTCTAAAGTAGCTCAGCTGAAACCAGGAGAGAAAGTCCGTTTCAAAAAAATAACTCATCAAGAAGCTGAGCAACTGTTGCTTGAACAGGAACAAAATATTCAACAACTCGAACAAGGAATTTCGTTGAAATTAAGATAG
- a CDS encoding LamB/YcsF family protein produces MKTIDLNCDLGESFGTYQKGRDEEILDYVTSANIACGFHAGDPSVMRKTVKLALEKGVGIGAHPGLPDLIGFGRRPMQISPDEAYDMVIYQVGALYGFIKSEGGAMQHVKPHGALYNMAAKDEVIAKAIAEAVYKVNPELILFGLSGSQLVKAGRQTGLKTANEVFSDRTYQQDGSLTPRTEENALIVEEEQSVSQVVRMAKEGKVNCLQGMDIPIEADTICIHGDGAHALEFAQTIRAGLTESEITIERIEKSLK; encoded by the coding sequence TTGAAAACGATAGATTTAAATTGTGATCTTGGGGAGAGCTTTGGTACCTATCAAAAAGGTAGAGACGAAGAAATTCTCGATTATGTGACATCTGCAAACATCGCGTGCGGTTTTCATGCAGGAGACCCTTCTGTCATGAGAAAGACCGTTAAACTAGCTTTAGAAAAAGGAGTAGGAATTGGTGCACATCCAGGTTTACCTGATCTCATTGGTTTTGGTAGACGACCTATGCAAATATCTCCAGATGAAGCCTATGATATGGTCATTTATCAAGTTGGTGCACTCTACGGATTTATTAAGTCAGAAGGGGGTGCCATGCAACATGTCAAACCCCATGGTGCCCTTTATAACATGGCAGCTAAAGATGAAGTCATAGCGAAGGCAATTGCTGAAGCTGTTTATAAGGTTAATCCTGAGTTGATTTTATTCGGTCTTTCAGGTAGTCAACTAGTGAAAGCCGGACGACAAACGGGTCTTAAGACAGCAAATGAAGTTTTTTCAGACCGAACTTATCAACAAGATGGATCACTCACACCGCGTACTGAAGAGAACGCATTAATTGTTGAGGAAGAGCAATCTGTATCTCAAGTTGTAAGAATGGCGAAAGAAGGTAAAGTCAATTGTTTACAAGGTATGGATATCCCAATAGAAGCAGATACGATTTGTATTCATGGGGATGGTGCTCATGCGCTTGAATTCGCTCAAACGATCCGCGCAGGCTTGACCGAATCAGAAATAACGATAGAACGAATTGAAAAATCATTAAAATAG
- a CDS encoding NRAMP family divalent metal transporter has protein sequence MKQSNRSILLGAAFLMATSAIGPGFLTQTTYFTEALVASFGFVILVSIIIDIGAQLNIWRIIAVAERRTQDIANMVLPGLGYFVAFLIVIGGLAFNIGNIAGAGLGSNVILGVSPEIGALLSGLIAIGIFLLREANKIMDRFTQVLGFLMIALTVFVMFSASPPVGEAVQKTFMPDKIDLIAIITLVGGTVGGYITFSGGHRLLDAGVKGVDSLPEVTKSSVSAIGIASIMRIFLFLATLGVVAQGFTLDPSNPPASVFQFAAGNIGYKMFGVIMWSAAITSVIGAAYTSVSFIRTMNPKLEQYHKYLIIGFIAISTLVFVSIGKPVNVLILVGALNGLILPISLGVMLIAAHKPKIVGSYKHPIWLTVFGSIIVVAMSYMGIITMMDQIPKLFS, from the coding sequence ATGAAACAGTCGAATAGAAGTATTTTACTAGGTGCTGCGTTCCTGATGGCAACGTCAGCAATCGGACCAGGATTTCTTACTCAAACAACGTATTTTACAGAAGCACTCGTAGCAAGCTTTGGTTTTGTTATTTTAGTTTCCATCATTATTGATATAGGTGCTCAGTTAAATATTTGGAGGATTATAGCCGTTGCAGAGCGAAGAACACAAGATATAGCGAATATGGTCTTACCAGGACTCGGTTACTTTGTGGCCTTCCTGATTGTCATTGGTGGACTTGCCTTTAATATCGGAAACATAGCAGGGGCAGGCCTTGGTTCAAATGTGATTTTAGGCGTCTCTCCAGAAATAGGTGCATTATTAAGTGGACTTATTGCAATTGGTATTTTCCTTTTACGTGAAGCGAATAAAATTATGGACAGATTTACCCAAGTCCTCGGTTTTCTTATGATTGCTCTTACAGTCTTTGTCATGTTTTCTGCATCACCTCCAGTAGGTGAAGCTGTACAAAAGACGTTCATGCCAGACAAGATTGATCTCATTGCCATCATTACATTAGTAGGGGGTACAGTGGGTGGTTACATTACCTTCTCAGGCGGCCACAGACTTCTTGATGCAGGTGTTAAGGGAGTCGATTCCTTACCAGAAGTAACAAAGAGTTCGGTTTCAGCAATTGGAATTGCTTCTATTATGAGAATTTTCCTTTTCCTAGCAACATTGGGTGTTGTCGCTCAAGGGTTCACACTTGATCCGTCTAACCCTCCTGCATCTGTGTTCCAATTTGCTGCAGGTAATATTGGTTATAAAATGTTTGGCGTCATTATGTGGTCAGCTGCAATTACATCCGTAATCGGTGCAGCTTATACGTCGGTATCATTCATTCGAACAATGAATCCGAAACTAGAACAATATCATAAATATTTGATTATAGGATTTATCGCAATTTCTACACTCGTTTTTGTATCAATCGGAAAACCAGTTAATGTACTCATTCTTGTTGGTGCCTTAAACGGTCTAATTCTACCCATTTCACTCGGTGTTATGCTCATTGCAGCACACAAACCGAAGATTGTTGGATCCTATAAGCATCCAATTTGGTTGACCGTATTTGGAAGCATCATCGTCGTAGCGATGTCCTATATGGGAATCATCACAATGATGGATCAAATACCAAAACTTTTCTCATAA
- a CDS encoding putative hydro-lyase, whose translation MLEPSEARAMFRSNQWERPTSGISNGYTQANLVVLPKELAFEFLLFCQRNPKPCPVLDVTDPGSPIPQLAAPEADLRSDLPKYRIFEKGVLTDERTDISSLWTDDMVAFLLGCSFTFEKALLDKSIPVRHIEEERNVPMFVTNIDCEKAGRFEGKMVVSMRPIPAEDIVKTVQITSKFPAVHGAPVQIGHPEQIGINDLNDPDFGDAVSIREGEIPVFWACGVTPQAVAMNIKPELMITHAPGHMFITDWTDEQFEVE comes from the coding sequence ATGTTAGAGCCTTCTGAAGCAAGAGCGATGTTTCGATCAAATCAATGGGAACGACCGACTTCAGGAATTTCAAACGGGTATACCCAAGCAAATTTGGTTGTTTTACCAAAAGAGCTCGCATTTGAATTTCTATTGTTCTGTCAAAGGAATCCAAAGCCTTGTCCAGTGCTTGATGTAACAGATCCGGGATCACCAATTCCTCAATTAGCAGCTCCTGAAGCGGATTTGCGTTCGGATCTCCCTAAATATCGTATATTCGAAAAAGGGGTTCTTACAGACGAAAGGACAGATATTTCCTCGCTTTGGACAGATGATATGGTTGCATTCCTACTCGGTTGTAGTTTCACATTTGAGAAAGCACTACTAGACAAAAGTATCCCTGTGAGGCATATAGAAGAGGAACGAAACGTACCGATGTTTGTTACGAACATCGACTGTGAAAAAGCGGGTCGTTTTGAAGGGAAAATGGTTGTAAGCATGAGACCTATTCCAGCTGAAGATATTGTCAAAACGGTACAAATTACGTCAAAATTCCCAGCTGTTCATGGTGCGCCGGTACAAATCGGGCATCCTGAACAAATCGGGATCAATGACTTAAATGACCCTGATTTCGGAGATGCTGTATCCATACGAGAAGGTGAAATTCCTGTCTTTTGGGCTTGTGGTGTAACACCTCAAGCGGTCGCAATGAATATCAAACCAGAGCTCATGATCACACATGCTCCAGGGCATATGTTCATAACGGATTGGACCGATGAGCAATTTGAGGTTGAATAA
- a CDS encoding purine/pyrimidine permease has translation MNNLLSSVQWFILILAGSVVAPLTIGSAFGMSIEEISSFVQRTFFVIGIVSLLQVFFGHKKPIVEGPAVLWWGVFLLFAGLNPTMSGGTLDTLRSIEMGIFISGILFILMSLFNVIAQVKKIFTPIVTGTYFILLVAQISGPFMKGILGVGYVTDSVNGAVATLAVSTAIVTILFSRSKWTFFRSYSVLFGIAVGWILFSIFDLTKPISFQSEQWISFPEIWVWGTPIFDLGIVLTSVVVTLLLLINFVASIDVVGTVLGDKRAEEYNQSGIMMGLSQLFSSLFSTVGMVPLSYTAGFLLATQLKEKLPFILGSLLILVLSFFPTITMFFAAIPVPVGYASMLLAFSNMLVIGIRSYIEAGNHEQPLFIISLSLMIGIGVMFIPPSALAGVHPAIASVMNNGLIIGVMICIGLEQLLKDNKKAAS, from the coding sequence TTGAACAATCTATTATCTTCAGTCCAATGGTTCATTTTAATTCTTGCCGGAAGTGTAGTTGCGCCATTAACGATTGGTTCAGCATTCGGTATGTCAATTGAAGAAATATCAAGCTTTGTTCAACGAACCTTTTTTGTCATTGGGATTGTATCGCTACTCCAAGTATTCTTTGGTCATAAGAAACCAATAGTAGAAGGCCCTGCCGTCTTGTGGTGGGGTGTCTTTCTACTTTTTGCTGGTTTGAACCCTACAATGTCTGGCGGAACACTGGATACACTGCGAAGTATTGAGATGGGAATTTTCATCAGCGGAATATTATTTATATTGATGAGCCTGTTTAACGTGATTGCTCAAGTGAAGAAAATTTTCACACCGATTGTAACTGGTACATATTTCATTTTACTCGTTGCTCAAATTAGTGGCCCTTTTATGAAAGGAATATTAGGTGTCGGCTATGTAACGGATAGTGTGAACGGAGCAGTTGCAACGCTTGCAGTCTCGACCGCGATCGTTACCATTTTATTTTCTAGAAGCAAATGGACCTTTTTCAGAAGTTATTCTGTTTTATTCGGAATAGCAGTTGGATGGATTTTATTTAGCATTTTTGATTTGACGAAACCCATTTCATTCCAGTCGGAACAGTGGATTTCATTTCCGGAAATTTGGGTGTGGGGAACGCCGATATTTGACCTCGGTATTGTTCTTACATCCGTGGTAGTCACGCTATTATTGTTAATTAATTTCGTCGCGAGTATTGATGTAGTAGGGACAGTATTAGGAGATAAAAGAGCGGAAGAATACAATCAGTCGGGCATTATGATGGGGCTTAGTCAGCTTTTTTCTAGCCTTTTTTCTACAGTTGGTATGGTGCCGCTGTCCTATACAGCAGGATTTCTACTTGCAACTCAATTAAAAGAAAAGCTACCATTCATTCTCGGCAGTTTGCTCATCTTAGTGTTAAGCTTCTTTCCAACGATAACGATGTTCTTTGCAGCAATTCCGGTTCCGGTTGGTTATGCAAGTATGCTCCTAGCCTTTTCAAATATGCTTGTCATTGGCATTCGTTCTTATATCGAGGCTGGGAATCATGAGCAACCACTTTTTATCATTAGTTTATCGTTAATGATTGGTATAGGTGTCATGTTCATTCCTCCAAGTGCATTAGCTGGGGTACATCCAGCCATCGCATCGGTCATGAACAATGGATTGATCATCGGCGTGATGATATGTATAGGGTTAGAACAATTATTGAAAGATAACAAGAAAGCAGCATCCTGA
- the modB gene encoding molybdate ABC transporter permease subunit encodes MTDTFWSPIYLSLTIALTAGVIVGVIGIVTGRLMARRSFRGKTVIETFMMLPLVLPPTVVGFILIVLFGINSPIGKVIESLFDQPIIFTWWAAVLAAVVVSFPLMYQSAKTGFATVDYEIEDAAKIDGATSLEVFLRVSIPLAAQAIITGLVLSFTRALGEFGATLMFAGNIPGKTQTVPTAIYIAFDTGNMKLAWLWVVSIITLSYLLLFFIYRFSKSAHE; translated from the coding sequence ATGACAGATACATTTTGGTCACCTATCTATTTATCACTCACAATTGCATTAACAGCAGGGGTCATCGTTGGGGTCATTGGAATAGTGACCGGTCGGCTTATGGCTCGCCGTTCATTCAGAGGTAAAACGGTTATTGAAACGTTTATGATGCTTCCTCTCGTACTCCCTCCAACGGTCGTAGGATTCATCCTAATCGTCCTATTCGGAATCAACAGCCCCATTGGAAAGGTTATTGAGTCCTTATTCGATCAGCCGATCATTTTCACTTGGTGGGCAGCCGTACTTGCTGCGGTAGTCGTATCTTTCCCACTTATGTACCAATCAGCAAAAACGGGTTTTGCGACTGTTGATTATGAAATTGAGGATGCTGCCAAAATTGACGGCGCAACTTCACTCGAAGTCTTTCTGAGGGTCTCTATACCTTTAGCTGCTCAAGCGATTATTACAGGTCTCGTCCTAAGTTTCACTCGCGCTTTGGGTGAATTCGGCGCAACGTTGATGTTTGCTGGAAATATTCCAGGTAAAACTCAAACCGTTCCAACCGCCATATACATTGCTTTTGATACCGGAAATATGAAACTAGCATGGTTATGGGTAGTATCGATTATTACGCTATCGTACCTCCTTCTTTTCTTTATATACCGGTTTTCAAAATCTGCACACGAATAA
- the modA gene encoding molybdate ABC transporter substrate-binding protein: protein MALGWIRCLMLIFMILILSGCGSSNNDREDQVELHVQAASSLSDVMLEVERNFEKMNPSIDIVLNVASSGTLQRQIEQGAPADLFLSASETKFKSLGENGLIHTNYSKNLLQNELVVITGKKRSIAINNLDDLENNKIERISIGVPESVPAGQYAKETLLETGSWSRLQSKFVYAKDVRQVLSYVETGNVQIGFVYATDAKQSNKVKTLHKIQSNLHTNIHYPVGILKQTQHLKEAKLFYNYLFSKDANAIYTNYGFMPVN, encoded by the coding sequence ATGGCTTTGGGTTGGATTCGTTGTTTAATGTTGATTTTCATGATACTGATACTTAGTGGTTGTGGATCCTCGAATAATGACCGAGAAGATCAAGTAGAGCTGCATGTGCAAGCAGCTTCAAGTTTAAGCGATGTGATGTTAGAGGTTGAGAGAAATTTTGAGAAGATGAACCCCTCAATTGATATCGTGTTGAACGTTGCATCGTCAGGGACATTGCAAAGGCAAATTGAACAAGGCGCACCAGCTGATCTATTCCTTTCTGCATCAGAGACTAAATTTAAATCCTTAGGCGAGAACGGCCTAATACATACAAACTATTCTAAGAATCTACTTCAAAATGAACTCGTTGTAATCACTGGGAAAAAACGTTCAATTGCCATTAACAACCTAGACGATCTCGAGAATAACAAAATAGAACGGATTTCAATCGGTGTACCAGAATCGGTCCCAGCTGGTCAATACGCAAAGGAAACGCTCCTCGAAACTGGTTCATGGTCTAGACTACAAAGTAAGTTTGTTTATGCGAAAGATGTACGCCAAGTATTATCCTACGTGGAAACAGGAAATGTTCAAATTGGTTTTGTATATGCAACAGACGCTAAACAATCTAACAAAGTAAAGACATTGCATAAGATTCAATCCAATTTACATACAAACATCCACTATCCTGTTGGCATTTTGAAGCAAACTCAGCACCTAAAGGAAGCTAAGCTTTTCTACAATTATCTATTCAGCAAAGATGCGAATGCAATTTATACAAATTACGGCTTTATGCCAGTCAATTGA
- a CDS encoding carboxypeptidase M32, translating to MTQQVLDQKVQQAIDQFNALDEKICHFTNILGLLGWDARTYAPKKGKPIFAKAKGTLSTETFKLSISKEMGECLDTLCQPEVFHQLDLPTQSCVRERKQDYEKSKRIPTDVYNEYVVLASNANDAWEQARENDDFSYFEPYLEKMVEMKKRFAEYFGYEKHPYDALLDEYEPGLTVEKLDPLFADLRESSIKLLNRIQQSSRKPNSKIFDQNFDVEKQKEFAQFIIEKLGYDLDAGRLDETTHPFAMGINTGDVRITTRYEQDNPRMAIFGTIHETGHALYEQGVNPDYEGRVIRRGASFGIHESQSRFLENFVGRTEEFWKFFYQDLKAHFPNELNGISLDEFYRAINAVEPSLIRVEADELTYNLHIMLRYEIEKGLIAGDIKVKDLPEVWNDKVKDYLGITPPSNRLGVLQDVHWSHGGIGYFPSYSLGNLYGAQMLNKVLSDLPDFYEHIEKGEFMKIREWLGEHVHQYGKLYTPGELIKKVTGEELDAKYLVDYLEQKYTKLYDL from the coding sequence ATGACCCAACAAGTTTTAGATCAAAAGGTTCAACAAGCCATCGATCAATTTAATGCACTTGATGAGAAGATTTGTCACTTTACAAATATTTTGGGGCTCTTAGGCTGGGATGCACGTACATACGCACCGAAAAAAGGAAAGCCAATCTTTGCAAAAGCAAAAGGTACCCTTTCAACGGAAACATTCAAATTATCGATTTCAAAGGAAATGGGTGAATGTTTGGACACGCTATGCCAACCTGAGGTGTTTCATCAACTAGACCTTCCAACTCAGTCTTGTGTACGAGAACGAAAGCAAGATTACGAAAAGTCTAAACGAATTCCAACAGATGTTTATAATGAGTATGTAGTCCTCGCTTCTAATGCGAATGATGCTTGGGAGCAAGCACGAGAGAATGATGACTTTTCATATTTCGAGCCTTATTTAGAAAAAATGGTTGAGATGAAAAAGCGTTTCGCAGAGTACTTCGGTTATGAAAAACATCCGTATGATGCACTGTTAGATGAGTACGAGCCAGGCTTAACAGTTGAGAAATTGGATCCATTATTTGCTGATTTAAGGGAATCTAGCATTAAGCTGTTGAATCGCATTCAACAATCTTCAAGAAAACCGAACAGCAAGATTTTCGACCAAAACTTCGATGTTGAGAAGCAGAAGGAGTTTGCTCAATTTATTATAGAAAAACTGGGTTATGATCTAGATGCTGGTCGTTTGGATGAAACGACTCATCCTTTTGCGATGGGCATCAACACAGGCGATGTTCGCATTACGACCCGCTATGAGCAAGATAATCCTAGAATGGCCATTTTCGGCACCATTCATGAAACGGGTCATGCTCTTTACGAACAAGGAGTTAATCCCGATTATGAAGGTCGTGTCATTCGTAGAGGTGCATCATTCGGAATTCACGAATCCCAATCTAGATTTTTAGAGAATTTCGTTGGTAGAACAGAAGAGTTTTGGAAATTTTTCTACCAAGACCTTAAGGCGCATTTCCCTAATGAATTAAACGGTATTTCTTTAGATGAATTTTACCGAGCGATCAATGCGGTTGAGCCATCGTTAATCCGTGTAGAGGCTGATGAGCTTACGTATAACCTTCATATTATGCTCAGGTATGAAATTGAAAAGGGACTTATAGCAGGCGATATAAAGGTCAAAGACTTGCCTGAAGTATGGAATGATAAAGTAAAAGACTATTTAGGGATCACACCACCTTCTAATCGATTAGGTGTGCTACAAGATGTGCATTGGTCTCATGGAGGTATTGGATACTTCCCTTCTTATTCGTTAGGAAATTTATATGGTGCACAAATGCTTAACAAGGTGTTGAGCGATCTACCTGACTTTTATGAGCATATCGAAAAAGGAGAATTCATGAAGATCCGTGAGTGGCTCGGTGAGCACGTGCATCAATACGGTAAGCTTTATACACCAGGAGAATTAATTAAAAAGGTGACCGGAGAAGAACTGGATGCTAAATATTTAGTAGACTACCTAGAACAGAAATATACGAAACTATACGACTTGTAA
- a CDS encoding phosphotransferase family protein produces the protein MYLEQYLNCIHSFYPSLEIQSVQWNHYGQNNDILFLNHQWVFRFPKHDEAAHTLQTECEQLGYIYPHISLPIPVPVFQNTDTNILGQSFVGYPLIPGTPLYPETVQSLTPSSKESLAKDLATFLHELHSIPTSNAPGKVISGHSSSQFWSTMYENISQSLFTYIRVEKQSEIKQHFEQYLNDQSNFTFTPKLIHGDFGMSNILFDEKEKQLSGIVDFGSSHIGDPAIDFAGLLKKYGKSFVDLMAPFYPGLESMIPRAQFYSGTFALQEALHGYRTENIESLENGLKEYV, from the coding sequence ATGTATTTGGAACAATATTTAAATTGCATTCATTCTTTCTATCCTTCACTAGAAATCCAGTCAGTGCAATGGAATCACTACGGTCAGAACAACGATATCCTTTTTCTAAATCATCAATGGGTATTTCGTTTTCCGAAACATGATGAGGCCGCTCATACACTTCAAACAGAGTGTGAGCAACTCGGGTATATTTACCCACACATCTCCCTTCCGATTCCAGTCCCTGTATTCCAAAACACGGACACGAACATTCTCGGTCAATCGTTTGTCGGATACCCTTTAATACCAGGAACACCCTTATACCCAGAAACTGTGCAATCACTTACTCCGTCAAGCAAGGAGTCCTTGGCAAAAGATTTGGCAACTTTCTTACACGAATTACATTCCATCCCTACTTCTAACGCACCCGGAAAAGTGATTTCAGGTCATAGCTCTAGCCAATTTTGGTCAACTATGTATGAGAATATTTCACAATCACTGTTTACGTATATTCGAGTTGAGAAGCAATCTGAAATTAAACAACATTTTGAACAGTATTTAAATGATCAATCGAATTTCACATTCACACCGAAACTCATTCATGGGGACTTTGGAATGTCTAATATATTATTTGATGAGAAAGAAAAACAGCTTAGTGGTATCGTAGACTTTGGTAGTTCCCATATCGGCGATCCAGCCATTGATTTTGCCGGGTTATTAAAGAAATACGGGAAAAGCTTTGTTGATTTAATGGCTCCATTTTACCCAGGTTTAGAATCCATGATACCAAGAGCTCAATTTTATTCAGGTACATTCGCGCTACAGGAAGCGTTACATGGATACCGCACTGAAAATATTGAATCTCTTGAAAATGGTTTAAAGGAATATGTGTAA